In Thermoplasmatales archaeon, one DNA window encodes the following:
- a CDS encoding CoB--CoM heterodisulfide reductase iron-sulfur subunit A family protein — protein sequence MKNVLIIGGGVAGIQAALDLADRGIHVYLVEKEPSIGGRMALLDKTMSTNDCSICILAPKMNECASHPNIEILEYSEVVGLNGSAGNFKVKVKRKAKYVDASKCTGCGDCMEKCPTEVPNEYNSYIDKRKAIFLPFPQSVPRKATIDKRYCLKLNKNRCGLCQKICKAKAIDYSQEDKIVELNVASIIVATGLSTYEPYDIKEYGYGKFANVHTWIEYERLINASGPTHGHLKCAPDGRRPKKIAFIQCVGSRDVKRCEWCSSVCCMVSIKSAMLANEHYNDIESFIFYSDLRVFSKRFYEYSKRGEKDYKITYIHARPGEIKEDKNTRNLIIYYEDENEGKVNELEVEMVILATPIMPSKSNLEISKILGIELDDYGFIKTDGVSTTRQGIYAAGCCCAPKDITESVYQASGAACMAAEWCHA from the coding sequence ATGAAGAATGTGCTTATCATAGGCGGGGGCGTTGCTGGCATCCAGGCGGCGCTTGATTTAGCGGATAGGGGAATACATGTCTATTTAGTTGAAAAGGAGCCAAGCATTGGCGGGAGAATGGCTTTGCTTGATAAAACGATGTCAACAAATGATTGCAGTATATGCATTCTTGCTCCCAAGATGAATGAATGCGCATCCCATCCCAACATAGAAATTCTTGAATATTCTGAAGTTGTTGGATTGAATGGCAGTGCTGGAAATTTCAAGGTTAAGGTTAAAAGGAAGGCAAAATATGTTGATGCGAGCAAATGCACTGGATGCGGAGATTGTATGGAGAAATGCCCAACGGAGGTGCCAAATGAATATAACAGCTATATAGATAAAAGGAAGGCTATTTTTCTTCCATTTCCTCAATCTGTTCCAAGGAAAGCAACAATTGATAAAAGGTATTGCTTGAAGTTGAATAAGAATAGGTGCGGGCTTTGCCAGAAAATATGCAAGGCAAAAGCAATAGATTATAGCCAGGAAGATAAGATAGTTGAGTTAAATGTTGCTTCAATAATAGTTGCAACTGGCCTTTCAACATACGAACCATATGATATTAAAGAGTATGGTTATGGAAAATTTGCAAATGTTCATACCTGGATTGAATATGAAAGGTTAATAAATGCATCAGGCCCAACGCATGGGCATTTAAAATGCGCTCCAGATGGAAGAAGGCCGAAGAAAATTGCATTTATTCAATGTGTTGGATCAAGAGATGTTAAAAGGTGTGAGTGGTGTTCTTCTGTTTGCTGCATGGTCTCAATAAAGAGTGCAATGCTTGCAAATGAGCATTACAATGACATTGAATCCTTCATATTCTATTCAGATTTAAGAGTTTTCAGCAAAAGATTTTATGAATACAGCAAGAGAGGAGAAAAGGACTACAAAATTACTTACATTCATGCCCGCCCAGGAGAAATAAAAGAAGACAAAAATACAAGAAATTTAATAATATATTATGAAGACGAAAATGAAGGAAAAGTAAATGAGCTGGAAGTGGAAATGGTTATTCTTGCTACACCTATAATGCCATCCAAAAGCAATCTTGAAATTTCAAAAATTCTTGGAATAGAGCTTGATGATTATGGATTTATTAAAACAGACGGAGTTAGCACAACAAGGCAGGGAATTTATGCTGCGGGCTGTTGCTGCGCTCCCAAGGATATAACAGAAAGCGTGTATCAGGCAAGCGGTGCCGCATGCATGGCGGCGGAGTGGTGCCATGCCTAG